The Williamsia sp. DF01-3 genome has a window encoding:
- a CDS encoding DNA-3-methyladenine glycosylase yields the protein MSIVGPGEISPGPTHLSREWIPQGPLNIRATLSLHRRGSGDPSFKYAPNGSIWRAIHTPDGPGTLAVSRRGESVVGRAWGPGAGWLLDQMPRMLGSEDNADEFVAHHDVIAGLAHQGQGLRIGRTDRVWEALAAAVLEQKVTGREAWRAWRYIVRKYGEPAPGSPSMKVPPPQQVWREIPQWEWHASGAEPARRKTIVRAAGYDVERKADKLHLLRGVGPWTAAETRVRAVGDADAVPVGDYHIPSQVGHTLIGEAIDDDRMLELLEPYAGHRYRVIRLIELYMPMPARRGPRMYTRDYRNM from the coding sequence ATGTCGATCGTAGGGCCCGGCGAGATCTCGCCGGGCCCCACGCATTTGTCCCGCGAGTGGATTCCGCAGGGGCCGTTGAACATTCGTGCGACGTTGAGTCTGCATCGTCGCGGTAGCGGTGATCCGTCGTTCAAATACGCACCGAACGGGTCGATCTGGCGGGCCATTCACACCCCCGACGGGCCCGGCACACTGGCCGTGTCGCGGCGGGGCGAGTCGGTGGTCGGCAGGGCGTGGGGGCCCGGCGCAGGGTGGTTGCTCGACCAGATGCCCCGGATGCTGGGCAGCGAGGACAACGCCGACGAGTTCGTCGCGCATCACGATGTGATCGCCGGGCTGGCACATCAGGGTCAGGGGCTGCGCATCGGCCGTACCGACCGGGTGTGGGAGGCGCTTGCGGCGGCCGTCCTGGAGCAGAAGGTGACCGGCCGCGAAGCCTGGCGGGCCTGGCGGTACATCGTGCGCAAGTACGGCGAACCCGCACCCGGCTCGCCGAGCATGAAGGTGCCGCCGCCGCAGCAGGTGTGGCGCGAGATCCCGCAGTGGGAGTGGCACGCCAGCGGTGCCGAACCGGCCCGGCGCAAGACCATCGTCCGGGCCGCGGGCTACGACGTCGAACGCAAGGCCGACAAACTCCACCTGCTCCGCGGGGTCGGGCCGTGGACGGCCGCCGAAACGAGGGTTCGCGCGGTCGGTGACGCAGACGCGGTACCGGTCGGGGACTATCACATCCCTTCCCAGGTGGGCCATACGCTGATCGGTGAGGCGATCGACGACGACCGCATGCTGGAACTACTCGAACCTTATGCGGGACATCGCTATCGGGTGATCCGGCTCATCGAGTTGTACATGCCGATGCCCGCCCGTCGCGGTCCGAGGATGTACACGCGGGACTACCGCAACATGTGA
- a CDS encoding carboxymuconolactone decarboxylase family protein, protein MSSQRIDPGNLRQLGPFNWVISKGAARTLGLSDMHLFSTLGRGKGLFRGWLHYSAKMMPFGSLARHDTELVIIRTAHLRTCEYELDHHKRLGKRAGIDEAEFSRILQGPDAGWSGKELALLRAVDELVGTKDLSDVTWKELSAHLDDRRLIEFVLLVGQYDSLATTIGTLRIERDH, encoded by the coding sequence GTGAGTTCACAACGGATCGACCCCGGAAACCTTCGTCAGCTCGGACCGTTCAACTGGGTGATCAGCAAGGGTGCCGCGCGCACCCTCGGCCTGTCGGACATGCACCTGTTCTCCACGCTGGGCCGCGGCAAGGGCCTTTTTCGTGGATGGCTGCACTATTCGGCGAAGATGATGCCTTTTGGCTCACTCGCTCGGCACGACACCGAACTGGTGATCATCAGAACCGCTCATCTACGCACCTGCGAGTACGAACTCGACCATCACAAGCGTCTCGGGAAGCGCGCGGGCATCGACGAGGCGGAGTTCTCGCGGATCCTCCAGGGACCGGACGCGGGATGGTCGGGCAAAGAACTGGCGTTGCTGCGCGCGGTCGACGAGCTGGTGGGTACCAAGGACCTGAGCGACGTGACGTGGAAAGAGCTGTCGGCGCATCTCGACGACCGCCGACTCATCGAGTTCGTCCTGCTCGTCGGTCAATACGATTCGCTGGCCACCACGATCGGAACGTTGCGCATCGAGCGTGACCATTGA
- a CDS encoding sterol desaturase family protein: MTSDRRAHDRIRKDEQGRSSTRRGLTLGAAFGEFVRHPTPWMIAVLLAGSGAARVVVADWHWTDAVVPAVMIASFPLAEWIIHVGVLHWRPRSVGSLKVDSLLSRKHREHHRDPRNIPLIFIPWRVLCVVIPVSVLIGVFGFGRLGLGLTFLTTLGALGLVYEWTHYLIHTDYKPKSRLYKATWRNHRFHHYKNEHYWFTVTTSGTADRLLGTDPDPESVEKSPTAKNLHALS; this comes from the coding sequence ATGACATCTGACCGTCGAGCCCATGACCGGATTCGTAAAGACGAGCAGGGGCGATCGAGTACTCGTCGCGGACTGACCCTCGGTGCCGCGTTCGGCGAGTTCGTACGACATCCCACACCGTGGATGATCGCGGTGCTGCTGGCCGGGTCCGGTGCAGCTCGCGTCGTGGTGGCCGATTGGCACTGGACCGACGCGGTGGTACCGGCGGTGATGATCGCGTCGTTCCCGCTGGCGGAGTGGATCATTCACGTCGGTGTTCTCCACTGGCGCCCGAGATCTGTCGGTTCGCTGAAGGTCGATTCACTGCTCTCGCGCAAACACCGTGAACACCACCGGGATCCGCGGAACATACCGCTGATCTTCATCCCGTGGCGCGTGCTCTGCGTCGTGATCCCGGTTTCAGTCCTGATCGGCGTCTTCGGGTTCGGACGGCTCGGGCTGGGACTGACATTCCTGACCACGCTGGGTGCGCTGGGGCTCGTCTACGAGTGGACGCACTATCTGATCCATACCGACTACAAGCCGAAAAGCCGTCTGTACAAGGCGACGTGGCGCAACCACCGGTTTCATCACTACAAGAACGAGCACTATTGGTTCACCGTGACCACCTCCGGTACGGCCGATCGGCTGCTGGGGACGGACCCTGATCCCGAGTCGGTCGAGAAATCACCGACGGCGAAAAACCTTCACGCCCTGAGTTGA
- a CDS encoding amidase, with product MTDRTHVHAFTDDALGEHDATSLAAAIAAGEISAREAADAAIARAEKVNPELNAIVVTDYDRARTASERPAGGVFAGVPTFIKDNTDIAGLPTGHGSEAVRPKVKATTEPYAEQYLASGMTMLGKTTLPEFGFNATTEFQHLPPTRNPWNTAYSAGASSGGSAALVAAGVVPIAHANDGGGSIRIPAAACGLVGLKLTRGREVQSLQGKQMPVDIVSNNAVTRTVRDTAAFVAAIERFRPAARLPRVGKVEGPSERRLRIGLITDSIAGEPTDAETKSAVDETAALLASLGHDIRDITIPTDQTFVRDFIHYWALMAFSTQHFGGRVTGSPFDKSKTDSLTKGLSRQFVRRPWLTPLSIRGLKRSERQYREAFTDLDIVLSPVLGHTTPELGYLSPAAGFDVMFPRLVNYVSFTPLNNAAGGPAMSLPLGRTTGGLPIGVHFSAAHGDERTLLELAFELEAARPFARIQDQVQATG from the coding sequence ATGACCGACCGAACCCACGTCCACGCGTTCACCGACGACGCACTCGGCGAACACGACGCAACGTCACTGGCCGCAGCGATCGCCGCAGGTGAGATCAGCGCACGCGAGGCAGCCGACGCCGCCATCGCCCGCGCGGAGAAAGTGAATCCCGAACTCAACGCAATTGTGGTGACGGACTACGACCGCGCCCGCACTGCTTCTGAACGGCCGGCCGGCGGGGTGTTCGCTGGGGTACCGACCTTCATCAAGGACAACACCGACATCGCCGGCCTGCCGACGGGCCACGGCTCCGAAGCCGTTCGCCCGAAGGTCAAGGCCACCACGGAGCCGTACGCCGAGCAGTACCTCGCCTCAGGCATGACGATGCTGGGCAAGACCACCCTGCCGGAGTTCGGCTTCAACGCGACCACCGAGTTCCAGCACCTGCCGCCCACCCGGAATCCGTGGAACACCGCCTATTCCGCCGGTGCCTCATCCGGCGGGTCGGCCGCCCTGGTCGCTGCAGGCGTGGTGCCGATCGCTCACGCCAACGACGGCGGCGGGTCGATCCGTATCCCGGCTGCCGCTTGCGGATTGGTCGGCCTCAAGTTGACGCGCGGCCGCGAGGTGCAGTCGCTGCAGGGCAAGCAGATGCCGGTCGACATCGTGTCGAACAACGCGGTGACCCGTACCGTGCGCGACACCGCTGCGTTCGTCGCAGCAATCGAACGGTTCCGGCCCGCCGCGAGGTTGCCCCGCGTGGGCAAGGTGGAAGGCCCATCCGAGCGACGTCTGCGGATCGGATTGATCACCGATTCCATCGCAGGCGAGCCCACCGACGCAGAGACCAAATCGGCCGTCGACGAGACAGCAGCGTTGTTGGCGTCTCTGGGGCACGACATCCGTGACATCACAATTCCCACCGATCAGACCTTTGTCCGCGACTTCATCCACTACTGGGCTCTGATGGCCTTCTCCACCCAGCATTTCGGCGGTCGGGTGACGGGCTCTCCGTTCGACAAGTCGAAGACGGACTCGCTGACCAAAGGCCTGTCGCGGCAATTCGTTCGCCGGCCATGGCTGACGCCGTTGTCGATCCGTGGCCTCAAGAGAAGCGAGCGCCAGTACCGCGAGGCATTCACCGACCTCGACATCGTGCTGTCGCCGGTTCTCGGGCACACCACCCCGGAGCTCGGATACCTGTCCCCCGCAGCCGGATTCGACGTGATGTTCCCGCGCTTGGTCAACTACGTGAGTTTCACCCCGTTGAACAACGCCGCCGGTGGACCGGCGATGTCGCTACCGCTGGGTCGCACCACCGGCGGCCTGCCCATCGGCGTGCACTTCTCGGCGGCACATGGTGACGAACGAACCCTGCTGGAGTTGGCGTTCGAGCTCGAGGCAGCACGTCCCTTTGCCCGTATCCAGGACCAGGTGCAGGCAACCGGCTGA
- a CDS encoding FadR/GntR family transcriptional regulator translates to MPFEPIKHRSVPEDVFEQIVDGVLSGDLPAGQNLPSERELARVLGVSRPAIREAMKRVAAAGLVSIKQGGGTTVQDVRRFGGLDLLPRLLFRGGELDVSVARSVVEARAHIGPKVAELAAQRANDTQIAAARSAAQKLADTAEPVAQQVAALDFWDAVVDGADSITFRLLYNTMRAAYEPALSAFAVALADEVGNADGYRAIVEAIADRDPAAATQAAATLLAPATSILMSAFGDMETLLREGTSDSEDTDDI, encoded by the coding sequence ATGCCGTTCGAACCGATCAAACATCGCAGCGTGCCCGAAGACGTGTTCGAGCAGATCGTCGACGGAGTGCTCAGCGGGGACCTGCCTGCGGGCCAGAACCTGCCCAGCGAGCGGGAGTTGGCCAGAGTGCTGGGAGTGTCGAGACCGGCGATTCGTGAGGCGATGAAACGTGTGGCCGCGGCAGGCCTGGTCAGCATCAAGCAGGGTGGGGGCACCACGGTCCAGGACGTCAGAAGGTTCGGCGGGCTCGATCTCCTTCCGCGACTGCTCTTTCGAGGAGGCGAACTCGATGTGTCCGTGGCCCGCTCGGTGGTGGAGGCCAGGGCGCACATCGGACCCAAAGTGGCCGAACTGGCTGCGCAGCGTGCAAACGATACCCAGATAGCCGCGGCGCGGTCGGCGGCGCAGAAGCTCGCCGACACCGCAGAGCCAGTGGCCCAACAGGTTGCGGCGCTCGATTTCTGGGACGCGGTGGTCGACGGTGCCGATTCGATCACCTTCCGGCTCTTGTACAACACCATGCGGGCCGCTTACGAACCGGCGTTGTCAGCGTTCGCGGTGGCGCTGGCCGACGAAGTCGGCAACGCCGACGGTTACCGCGCGATCGTCGAGGCGATCGCAGATCGCGATCCTGCGGCGGCCACCCAGGCGGCCGCCACCCTGCTCGCACCCGCCACATCTATCTTGATGTCGGCGTTCGGAGACATGGAGACCTTGCTGCGCGAGGGGACATCCGATTCGGAGGACACCGATGACATCTGA
- a CDS encoding class I SAM-dependent methyltransferase, with translation MLDPGRVPVPIDDSRGYLDLLGPPEPAASTSLSIMQNPVFATIYERAWRPVFTRLFSLGGTSTKEFDRQLVARLGRAGDRTILDVACGPGNYTRTLSDQLTGEGVCVGLDFSVPMIERAVRTNSGPRVAYIRADAHEIPFPDGTFDTVCCLAALYLVPDPGVVLDELARVTAPQGEVAVFTSLRTPLTSLPGVSLVAGRSGYHLFERNEVIDRLRAAGLVDIEQTVTGQAQYVTARKPG, from the coding sequence ATGCTCGACCCGGGGCGGGTGCCCGTGCCCATCGACGACAGCCGGGGTTACCTCGACCTCCTCGGACCACCCGAGCCCGCTGCGAGCACCAGCTTGTCGATCATGCAGAACCCGGTGTTCGCCACCATCTATGAGCGGGCATGGCGGCCGGTGTTCACCCGACTGTTCAGCCTGGGCGGCACGTCCACAAAGGAGTTCGACCGGCAACTGGTTGCGCGTCTGGGCCGCGCCGGCGACCGCACCATCCTCGATGTGGCATGCGGCCCTGGCAATTACACCCGCACACTGTCCGATCAGCTGACCGGGGAGGGGGTGTGCGTGGGTCTGGACTTCTCGGTTCCGATGATCGAACGGGCGGTGCGCACCAACAGCGGACCGCGAGTGGCCTACATACGCGCCGACGCACACGAAATACCTTTTCCCGACGGCACTTTCGACACCGTCTGCTGCCTGGCCGCTCTTTACCTCGTTCCCGACCCCGGTGTGGTGCTCGATGAGCTCGCCAGGGTGACGGCGCCGCAGGGCGAGGTCGCGGTCTTCACCTCACTGCGGACCCCACTCACATCGCTTCCGGGTGTGTCGTTGGTCGCCGGCCGGAGCGGCTACCACCTCTTTGAGCGGAACGAGGTGATCGACCGACTGCGGGCAGCCGGTCTTGTCGACATCGAACAGACCGTCACCGGCCAGGCCCAGTACGTCACTGCGCGCAAACCCGGCTGA
- the ramB gene encoding acetate metabolism transcriptional regulator RamB, whose protein sequence is MPKTYVGARLRQLRSERGISQVALAQSLDISPSYLNQIEHDARPLTAPVLLKISEVFGVDTSFFDSQDNARLIAEVREVVMDEDVGASADAQEITDLVASHPELAKAMVNLHRRYRIATDQLAAATDDRGDGSMRGSISAPHEEVRDYFYQRHNYLHELDTAAEELTTRMRMHSGDVRHEITDRLQTVHGVQIVRRVDLGDTVLHRFDPDTRRLEISGHLSQGQRVFKLAAELGHLECGDLMRQMVDEGNFTSDEARRLALLGMANYYAAAAVLPYSQFHGAAEDYRYDIERLSAFFSVSYETICHRLSTLQRPNLRGVPFTFVRVDRAGNMSKRQSATGFHFSNSGGTCPLWNVYETFGSPGKIQIQIAQMPDGRNYLWVARTVERRAARFGQPGKTFAIGLGCEQRHAARLVYSDGLEIGPQANVTPIGAGCRVCERVNCPQRAFPALGVKLDIDEHRSTVSPYLVR, encoded by the coding sequence ATGCCCAAGACCTACGTCGGCGCCCGACTGCGACAGCTGCGCTCCGAGCGCGGCATCTCCCAGGTTGCCCTGGCGCAGTCACTGGACATCTCCCCGTCGTATCTCAATCAGATCGAGCACGACGCACGACCTCTGACCGCTCCCGTATTGCTCAAGATCAGCGAGGTGTTCGGCGTCGACACCTCATTCTTCGATTCTCAGGACAATGCGCGACTGATCGCCGAGGTGCGTGAGGTGGTGATGGACGAGGACGTGGGCGCCAGCGCCGACGCTCAGGAGATCACCGATCTGGTCGCCAGCCATCCCGAACTCGCCAAGGCCATGGTGAACCTGCACCGCAGATATCGGATCGCCACCGATCAACTCGCAGCCGCAACCGACGACCGGGGCGACGGCAGCATGCGCGGTTCGATCAGCGCACCGCACGAAGAGGTGCGCGACTACTTCTATCAGCGTCACAACTACCTCCACGAGCTCGACACCGCCGCCGAAGAGCTCACCACTCGCATGCGGATGCACTCCGGCGACGTTCGGCACGAGATCACCGACAGACTGCAGACGGTGCACGGGGTACAGATCGTGCGACGGGTCGACCTGGGTGACACCGTGCTGCACCGATTCGACCCCGACACGCGACGTCTGGAGATCTCGGGGCACCTCTCCCAGGGACAGCGGGTGTTCAAGCTGGCAGCCGAACTCGGGCACCTCGAGTGCGGCGACCTCATGCGTCAGATGGTCGACGAGGGCAACTTCACCTCGGACGAGGCCCGGCGGCTGGCCCTACTCGGGATGGCGAACTACTACGCCGCCGCCGCGGTGCTGCCCTATTCTCAGTTCCACGGTGCCGCAGAGGATTATCGCTACGACATCGAACGACTCTCGGCGTTCTTCTCGGTGTCGTACGAGACGATCTGCCATCGGCTGTCCACTCTGCAGCGCCCCAACCTGCGCGGTGTGCCGTTCACGTTCGTGCGCGTCGACCGCGCCGGCAACATGTCGAAACGACAGTCCGCCACCGGTTTCCACTTCTCGAACAGCGGCGGCACGTGCCCGCTGTGGAACGTGTACGAGACGTTCGGCTCGCCAGGCAAGATCCAGATCCAGATCGCCCAGATGCCCGACGGCCGCAACTACCTCTGGGTGGCGCGCACCGTCGAGCGGCGGGCGGCGCGGTTCGGCCAGCCCGGCAAGACCTTTGCCATCGGGTTGGGTTGCGAGCAACGTCATGCGGCGCGGCTCGTGTACTCCGACGGTCTCGAGATCGGTCCACAGGCCAACGTGACCCCGATCGGTGCCGGGTGCCGGGTCTGTGAACGGGTCAATTGCCCGCAGCGAGCCTTCCCCGCGCTCGGCGTCAAGCTCGACATCGACGAGCACCGCAGCACCGTCTCGCCGTACCTGGTGCGCTGA
- the aceA gene encoding isocitrate lyase, with the protein MSTVGKPRTAEEIQQDWDTNPRWKGITRDYSAESVANLQGSVVEEQTLARRGAEILWEGVTQGDGSYINALGALTGNQAVQQVRAGLKAVYLSGWQVAGDANLSGHTYPDQSLYPANSVPSVVRRINNALLRADEIARVEGDNSVDNWVVPIVADGEAGFGGALNVYELQKAMIAAGAAGTHWEDQLASEKKCGHLGGKVLIPTQQHIRTLSAARLAADVANVPTVVIARTDAEAATLITSDVDDRDKKFVTGERTAEGYYHVKNGIEPCIERAKSYAPYADMIWMETGTPDLELARKFAESVKSEFPDQLLSYNCSPSFNWSKHLDDSTIAKFQNELGAMGFTFQFITLAGFHSLNYGMFDLAYGYAREQMTAFVDLQNREFKAADERGFTAVKHQREVGAGYFDNIATTVDPTSSTTALAGSTEEGQFH; encoded by the coding sequence ATGAGCACCGTCGGAAAACCAAGGACTGCCGAAGAGATCCAGCAGGACTGGGACACCAATCCTCGTTGGAAGGGCATCACCCGCGACTACAGCGCGGAGTCGGTCGCGAACCTCCAGGGTTCTGTGGTCGAAGAGCAGACCCTCGCGCGCCGTGGCGCCGAGATCCTCTGGGAGGGTGTCACCCAGGGTGACGGCAGCTACATCAACGCACTCGGTGCCCTGACCGGTAACCAGGCTGTGCAGCAGGTTCGCGCCGGCCTCAAGGCCGTGTACCTCTCCGGCTGGCAGGTCGCCGGCGACGCCAACCTCTCGGGCCACACGTACCCGGACCAGTCGCTGTACCCCGCGAACTCGGTTCCCTCGGTCGTCCGTCGCATCAACAACGCTCTGCTGCGCGCCGACGAGATCGCCCGCGTCGAGGGTGACAACTCGGTCGACAACTGGGTTGTCCCCATCGTCGCCGACGGTGAAGCCGGCTTCGGTGGCGCGCTGAACGTCTACGAGCTGCAGAAGGCCATGATCGCCGCAGGCGCCGCCGGCACCCACTGGGAAGACCAGCTGGCTTCGGAGAAGAAGTGCGGCCACCTCGGTGGCAAGGTGCTCATCCCGACCCAGCAGCACATCCGCACCCTGAGCGCGGCGCGCTTGGCTGCAGACGTCGCCAACGTTCCGACCGTGGTCATCGCCCGCACCGACGCCGAGGCCGCCACGCTGATCACCTCCGACGTCGACGATCGGGACAAGAAGTTCGTCACCGGTGAGCGCACCGCCGAGGGCTACTACCACGTCAAGAACGGCATCGAGCCGTGCATCGAGCGCGCCAAGTCCTACGCGCCGTACGCGGACATGATCTGGATGGAGACCGGCACCCCCGATCTCGAGCTCGCCCGCAAGTTCGCCGAGTCCGTCAAGAGCGAGTTCCCGGACCAGCTGCTGTCCTACAACTGCAGCCCGTCGTTCAACTGGAGCAAGCACCTCGACGACTCAACGATCGCGAAGTTCCAGAACGAGCTCGGCGCCATGGGATTCACGTTCCAGTTCATCACCCTGGCCGGCTTCCACTCGCTCAACTACGGCATGTTCGATCTCGCCTACGGTTACGCCCGCGAGCAGATGACGGCGTTCGTCGACCTGCAGAACCGCGAGTTCAAGGCCGCCGACGAGCGTGGCTTCACCGCCGTCAAGCACCAGCGTGAGGTCGGCGCCGGTTACTTCGACAACATCGCCACCACCGTCGATCCCACCAGCAGCACCACCGCGCTGGCAGGAAGCACCGAAGAAGGCCAATTCCACTAA
- a CDS encoding ABC transporter permease subunit (The N-terminal region of this protein, as described by TIGR01726, is a three transmembrane segment that identifies a subfamily of ABC transporter permease subunits, which specificities that include histidine, arginine, glutamine, glutamate, L-cystine (sic), the opines (in Agrobacterium) octopine and nopaline, etc.) — MAVLAGCGGDDVGGFAELEKSGVLRVGTEGTYAPFSYHDSQTGELVGYDVDVAKAVGDKLGLRVEFVEVPFDSIFAALEADRFDVVANQVTITDERKAKYDLSEPYAIGEGVIVTQADDTSITSLADLRGKTTAQTETSNWAGVARDAGATVESVDGFTPAIKLLNQGRVQATVNDSLSVLAYQATTGDTSIKIAANIGERSEQAFAARKDSGLLDNINGALDELRADGTLEEISQTYLDANAAGTSEGKTAPSTWELIADNLWPMAKATITVTIPLTAISFFFGLVIALGVALARMSRNRAISSVARIYISLIRGTPLLVQLFIIFYALPELNILINPFPAAAIAFSLNVGGYAAEIIRAAIGSIPKGQWEAAETIGMGYTTALRRIILPQALRTAVPPLSNTLISLVKDTSLASTILVTELLRTAQIAAAPAFEYFALYGTAALYYWIVCLALSFVQGRLELRLDRFVAK, encoded by the coding sequence ATGGCCGTTCTTGCCGGGTGCGGCGGTGACGATGTCGGTGGCTTTGCCGAACTCGAGAAATCAGGTGTGCTGCGGGTCGGGACGGAGGGCACGTATGCGCCCTTCAGCTACCACGACTCCCAGACCGGCGAACTGGTCGGCTACGACGTCGACGTCGCAAAGGCCGTGGGCGACAAGCTCGGTCTGCGGGTGGAGTTCGTCGAGGTGCCCTTCGACTCGATCTTCGCCGCCCTCGAGGCCGACCGCTTCGATGTGGTGGCCAATCAGGTCACCATCACCGACGAGCGCAAGGCGAAATACGACCTGTCGGAGCCCTACGCGATCGGAGAGGGTGTGATCGTCACCCAGGCCGACGACACGTCCATCACGTCGCTGGCCGACCTCCGGGGCAAGACCACCGCGCAGACGGAGACCAGCAACTGGGCCGGGGTGGCACGAGACGCCGGGGCAACCGTCGAGTCGGTGGACGGTTTCACCCCCGCGATCAAACTGCTCAACCAGGGCCGGGTGCAGGCCACGGTCAACGACAGTCTCTCGGTGCTCGCCTATCAGGCCACCACCGGCGACACCAGCATCAAGATCGCCGCGAACATCGGGGAGCGCTCCGAGCAGGCGTTTGCCGCCCGCAAGGACAGTGGACTGCTCGACAACATCAATGGCGCGCTGGACGAGCTCCGGGCGGACGGAACCCTCGAGGAGATCTCGCAGACCTATCTAGACGCCAACGCAGCCGGCACGTCCGAGGGAAAGACAGCACCGAGCACGTGGGAGCTCATCGCCGACAACCTCTGGCCGATGGCCAAGGCCACCATCACCGTCACCATCCCGCTGACGGCGATCAGCTTCTTCTTCGGACTGGTCATCGCGCTCGGCGTGGCACTGGCCAGGATGTCGAGGAACCGGGCCATCTCCTCGGTGGCCCGGATCTACATATCCCTGATCCGAGGCACCCCGTTGCTGGTGCAGCTCTTCATCATCTTCTACGCACTGCCCGAATTGAACATCCTCATCAATCCGTTCCCGGCCGCAGCAATCGCGTTCAGCCTCAACGTCGGTGGCTACGCTGCCGAGATCATCAGGGCGGCCATCGGCAGTATTCCCAAGGGCCAGTGGGAGGCCGCGGAGACGATCGGGATGGGCTACACCACCGCCCTCCGGCGCATCATCCTGCCTCAGGCTCTGCGCACGGCTGTTCCGCCGCTGTCGAACACCCTGATCTCATTGGTGAAAGACACATCGCTGGCCTCGACGATCCTGGTGACCGAGCTTCTACGGACCGCGCAGATCGCGGCAGCCCCCGCCTTCGAGTACTTCGCCCTCTACGGCACCGCCGCCCTGTATTACTGGATTGTGTGCCTTGCACTGTCCTTTGTGCAGGGACGCCTCGAGCTCCGACTGGACAGGTTTGTGGCCAAATGA
- a CDS encoding amino acid ABC transporter ATP-binding protein, giving the protein MTDLRKSQPTGDLVTVNGLSKSFGDNHVLRGIDFTVATGSVTTLIGPSGSGKTTILRSLNALDIPDGGQVSIADVAVDFDAPVAKPLLARYRAQSGMVFQGHNLFPHKTVLENIIEGPTIVQKRPRDEVITDAKALLEQVGLTDKRDQYPHQLSGGQQQRVGIARALALKPKLMLFDEPTSALDPELVGEVLGVMKDLAAQGWTMIVVTHEIHFAQKVADQVLFADGGVVLEKGPPAEVIGAPKHQRTKQFLRRILDPV; this is encoded by the coding sequence ATGACCGATCTCCGTAAATCCCAGCCCACCGGCGACCTGGTGACCGTCAACGGTCTCTCCAAATCATTCGGCGACAACCACGTGCTCCGGGGCATCGACTTCACCGTTGCAACCGGATCGGTCACCACGCTGATCGGTCCTTCCGGATCAGGCAAGACAACCATCCTGCGCTCGCTCAACGCACTCGACATCCCCGACGGCGGCCAGGTCTCCATCGCCGACGTCGCCGTCGATTTCGACGCACCGGTCGCGAAGCCGCTGCTGGCCCGGTACCGGGCGCAGTCGGGCATGGTGTTCCAGGGACACAATCTGTTTCCGCACAAGACGGTGCTGGAGAACATCATCGAAGGCCCGACGATCGTGCAGAAGCGCCCGCGCGACGAGGTCATCACCGACGCCAAGGCATTGCTGGAGCAAGTCGGCCTTACCGACAAGCGCGACCAGTACCCGCATCAACTGTCCGGAGGCCAGCAGCAGCGTGTGGGGATCGCCCGAGCGCTCGCACTCAAGCCCAAACTGATGCTGTTCGACGAGCCCACGTCAGCTCTGGACCCCGAGCTGGTGGGGGAGGTGCTGGGGGTGATGAAAGACCTTGCCGCACAGGGTTGGACGATGATCGTGGTGACCCACGAGATCCACTTCGCGCAGAAGGTCGCCGACCAGGTGCTGTTCGCCGACGGCGGGGTGGTGTTGGAGAAGGGGCCACCTGCTGAGGTCATCGGTGCACCCAAACACCAACGGACCAAGCAGTTCCTGCGGCGTATCCTCGATCCGGTCTAG